A single Bacteroidota bacterium DNA region contains:
- the arsC gene encoding arsenate reductase (glutaredoxin) (This arsenate reductase requires both glutathione and glutaredoxin to convert arsenate to arsenite, after which the efflux transporter formed by ArsA and ArsB can extrude the arsenite from the cell, providing resistance.) produces the protein MSNTIKIYHNPRCTKSRETLDLIQKKNKNVEVIEYIKTPPTEKELKEIIKMLGIKAEQLIRKKEKLFEEKYKNKKLSEDAWIKAMVKNPILIERPIIINGKKAAIGRPPEKVLEIL, from the coding sequence ATGAGTAATACAATAAAAATATACCACAACCCTCGCTGTACCAAGAGTAGAGAGACATTGGATTTGATTCAAAAGAAAAATAAAAATGTGGAAGTAATTGAATACATAAAAACTCCCCCAACGGAAAAGGAATTGAAAGAAATTATTAAAATGCTCGGAATTAAAGCCGAACAACTGATTCGAAAAAAAGAAAAATTATTCGAAGAAAAATACAAAAACAAAAAGCTTTCGGAAGATGCTTGGATAAAAGCAATGGTAAAAAACCCCATTCTAATAGAACGACCAATTATAATAAATGGCAAGAAAGCTGCAATTGGAAGACCTCCGGAAAAAGTATTAGAAATTTTATAA
- a CDS encoding gliding motility-associated C-terminal domain-containing protein: MSKGLQKRPFSILLLFFALQCCILKTQAQLITVNSTIPQSLDACGDNGLFSITINNPSAFNLSAITVTVTMPAGITYHTGSVSNAFESNISNLTAPTFSLNPIASQTATTFTFFAYANCNVQPSQLTQNTMAVKYTSSNSLTFTNTFTSATYTIKQANLTIPAFSNQSFAGTVGGSFTRCATVTNGGLGSLKQFVFTDIHGSGITITSVNKGTWTSNANTETVTLNGVDFTSIGDGDTLFESGESIVICENVSITNCAGVQSNIQASWGCDNQTCQSASTTANITFPGLTPNLVFTPTRSQSACLGVGNYNTQSVVIRNAVGAGNAVNVNLNIYQSTGSGFHIGLLSQIVANSITIKTNNGAPVPATIINPLYSSTANAGACLNTTTPLGGFTIQIPVINGGDSVIIKWDVETCCTRGTMNGWMFSGNYEDICQNNFNITPTWGRVYSSLTGFLTNNNSPSSLVSGNTGTFNFMVNSYQFTYPTSTGGHWKVVFTLPACVTFSNTIGAVSILSATSSATWMPTSVTQTGNQVTAIFSPGTPPFSLQQAQILINLTANCTSCSGGVGNVNASLLYVPTTSACTCEIPISNTNASVNIICPVSCLGLNFKNFDVGRVNFGKPDNNDDGLPDALGNLNPNTIRKDRAMYGDTIKTTFYATIATNSVFASWKNLVVHSVISPGGNNLAPLGGTILIYRGGNLFATCNSIKLHATSGAATFRYSLHADTLVKYGCVSPGFTYQNNDSVVFSASYRVKNNIGAQIVTCNVTNSFFVSTSNLINPGAATRYTCNSFQGNFSILGYAFSNWGPGSISLNGCGNIAVSQNYYFFIGNSNGNLVNWSNFFPFEYRKFITLDTAFAIIPTGFSLVGASIYERRTSGTLVFTQSPTYPITPINANTTNLAFPINSFFQGTNPQIYPSDEGFVGTITLTLTSSCNASSAVQPIDYRWKFNKNTILDTTYNKLVSSGINQDFVTYSSPDFFIQSSLPTITAPDSTGCWDIFITNVTNVNAPNTWIAKQPGSGITITAITDMSNGTTVPLSGNGFYQLGVLNGATTKNYKICATYTSCNPDSITIEAGWNCGSYPTSLNTLACPSKKIKLKLIPETPLFQLSVTQPPSNISLCDTAEYSVHTTNVDIGTAYNIFLSTALPPGVSIINNSSTIKFTGSSSTFYSIADPTAISGNNYQWNISSSDTSIGANGLRGIISGSLNTFDLKFKVITNCSYFLGSPISFTIKGKSACGSNFNNALTLASQLATTSAANYSTEINLSKAFISSCNGATTFSVSVVNMGPGSFVNQDSITIALPKDVVYANGSFTGIHNAPTLPSPVHKQINGQEYYTWQMPQGVVAGDSCTFSFAFTANPDSLSCGLYKIHASTKSSSQAFCSLTGNNCGINVLTGADSLDIHSFKAYLSLVNMSGYTVPNPPSGEKAFLQFDIQNIGEQIIAANGTTIKYYQDLNSNGIIDGQDTVVVTDIINALIPKNGIYSHTDTILFPAGTACNIIISIEEEDNPCSCLSASMGLNLQLKQLSFDTIICSGQPVQLGTNAITGYSYSWQSTQGLSNPLIANPTLVLQNSTTTPFTTDYYLTVNRINCLSYDTSSVTIYNIPVAALPMDTNYCGAAQINISANTPTGGANGTWTQSFGPSLTNISSINLPLTTISNLQEGSYEFIWSVSNSVCHIIRDSITINFFNPPIAQAGSDSALCGIHTIKMYANNAIGSAFGNWTQSSNNSSIATIINGDSANTTISNLSEGTHHFIWTMNNGTCPAAIDSIRILVYDSVTANAGSDINLCGIYNTSLAANAIIGSANGTWSQTISNPIGATISSASTSNTNISSLTEGSFNFIWTMSNGVCPLAMDTVAVSVFDSVTANAGNDINLCGLYTTTILANVLNGTAIGSWSQLSGPSNATFNPANSNNTTTSALQEGVYNFVWTTVNGICPISKDTMTVNVYDMPISNAGLDQQVCESTTSLLLNGNNPTGTAKGVWKPFPTNASTIFTDSSSYNTTVLNLQSGNYAFTWEVSNGTCPTAMDTMLIKVFEMPDLNFTSTITAICENTCIDFNNISFASHGDSITQFYWSFGDGNFSNNKTPKNCYTTAGIYDVQLIAHTSIGCIDTITKTSFITVNPNPYADFDITTNEITLAQTTIQLSNNSGGYTNLVWDFGDSQKDSSTIDPTHTYNPSIPTIYTISLVVTNTFNCKDSVYKVVDVGPDYTIYFPNTFTPNGDGLNDAFVVKGVGIDTYRMQILNRWGEVLFTSDDINTSWDGLVSGSSEISKTDVFVYKARVKDIFGTVHVYVGHIVVLK; the protein is encoded by the coding sequence ATGTCTAAAGGATTACAAAAACGTCCATTTTCAATACTTCTACTTTTCTTCGCATTACAATGCTGCATTTTAAAAACCCAAGCTCAATTAATTACTGTAAACTCCACCATTCCGCAATCGTTAGATGCGTGTGGCGATAATGGCTTATTCTCTATAACCATAAATAATCCTTCTGCATTTAATTTAAGTGCTATAACAGTAACAGTAACAATGCCAGCGGGGATTACATACCATACAGGCTCTGTATCTAATGCTTTTGAATCAAATATTAGCAATTTAACTGCTCCAACTTTTTCACTAAATCCAATTGCATCACAAACAGCCACAACATTCACATTCTTTGCTTATGCCAATTGTAATGTTCAACCGTCTCAGCTAACGCAAAACACAATGGCTGTAAAATATACCAGCAGCAACTCATTAACATTTACCAACACGTTCACTTCGGCAACATATACAATTAAGCAAGCCAATCTTACTATTCCTGCATTTTCCAATCAATCGTTTGCAGGAACTGTGGGTGGAAGCTTTACACGATGTGCTACAGTAACAAACGGAGGACTAGGCTCCTTAAAACAGTTTGTATTTACAGATATACATGGCAGCGGAATAACGATAACTTCTGTTAACAAAGGAACATGGACATCGAACGCGAACACAGAAACTGTTACGTTAAATGGCGTTGATTTTACTTCTATTGGTGATGGAGACACCTTATTTGAAAGTGGAGAGAGTATTGTGATATGCGAAAATGTTTCAATAACAAATTGTGCTGGCGTTCAATCGAACATACAAGCATCGTGGGGTTGTGATAACCAAACGTGTCAAAGTGCATCTACAACAGCAAACATAACCTTTCCAGGGCTTACACCTAACCTTGTTTTTACTCCAACAAGATCGCAAAGTGCTTGCCTTGGTGTTGGAAATTACAATACTCAATCAGTAGTAATAAGAAATGCAGTTGGTGCGGGTAATGCCGTAAATGTGAACTTGAATATTTATCAATCAACAGGATCCGGGTTTCATATTGGGCTGCTTTCGCAAATTGTTGCAAACAGCATTACTATAAAAACAAATAATGGAGCACCTGTTCCTGCTACAATTATAAATCCATTATACTCTTCGACAGCAAATGCCGGAGCTTGCTTAAACACAACAACACCACTAGGTGGGTTTACCATACAAATACCTGTAATTAATGGAGGGGATTCGGTAATTATAAAATGGGATGTTGAAACCTGTTGTACAAGAGGAACAATGAATGGATGGATGTTTAGCGGCAACTACGAAGACATTTGCCAAAATAATTTTAACATAACACCTACTTGGGGAAGAGTTTATTCTTCACTTACCGGTTTTCTAACAAACAACAACTCCCCATCAAGCTTGGTTTCCGGCAACACCGGGACATTTAATTTTATGGTTAACAGCTACCAATTTACTTATCCTACAAGCACCGGAGGGCATTGGAAAGTTGTGTTTACATTGCCTGCCTGTGTAACATTTAGCAACACAATCGGAGCTGTGTCCATTCTATCTGCCACCAGCTCTGCCACTTGGATGCCCACATCTGTAACACAAACAGGAAATCAGGTTACAGCAATTTTTTCTCCCGGAACTCCTCCATTTAGCTTGCAGCAGGCGCAGATTCTGATTAACCTAACAGCCAATTGTACTAGTTGTTCGGGAGGAGTGGGTAATGTTAATGCCTCATTACTCTATGTTCCAACAACATCTGCTTGCACATGCGAAATACCTATTTCCAATACCAATGCAAGTGTAAATATTATTTGTCCTGTAAGCTGCCTAGGGCTAAATTTTAAAAATTTTGACGTAGGAAGAGTTAATTTTGGAAAGCCGGATAATAATGATGATGGGCTACCCGATGCATTAGGAAACCTTAACCCGAATACAATTAGAAAGGACAGAGCAATGTACGGAGATACTATAAAGACTACTTTCTATGCTACTATCGCTACCAATTCCGTTTTCGCATCTTGGAAAAATCTAGTAGTTCATTCTGTTATAAGTCCTGGTGGGAATAATCTAGCTCCTCTTGGTGGAACAATATTAATTTACAGAGGCGGAAATCTATTTGCAACTTGCAATTCTATAAAACTACATGCCACCAGCGGAGCTGCCACTTTTAGATATAGCTTACATGCAGATACACTAGTAAAATATGGTTGTGTCTCACCTGGTTTTACTTACCAAAACAACGACTCTGTAGTTTTTTCAGCCAGTTACAGAGTTAAAAATAATATTGGAGCCCAAATTGTTACATGCAATGTAACAAACTCCTTTTTTGTATCAACATCTAATTTAATTAACCCCGGAGCAGCAACAAGATATACATGCAATTCGTTTCAAGGTAATTTTTCAATTTTAGGATATGCCTTTTCTAATTGGGGGCCTGGCAGCATTTCTCTTAATGGCTGTGGAAATATTGCAGTATCGCAGAACTATTATTTTTTCATAGGAAACAGTAATGGAAATCTTGTTAATTGGAGCAATTTCTTCCCTTTTGAGTATAGAAAATTTATTACACTAGATACCGCTTTTGCAATCATCCCAACAGGCTTTAGTTTAGTAGGCGCAAGTATTTATGAAAGACGAACCTCCGGAACATTAGTATTTACACAAAGTCCAACATATCCAATTACTCCTATAAATGCCAACACCACCAACTTGGCTTTTCCAATAAATAGTTTTTTTCAAGGAACCAACCCTCAAATTTACCCAAGTGATGAAGGCTTTGTTGGAACCATCACACTTACGCTTACATCATCTTGCAATGCAAGCAGTGCTGTGCAACCAATTGACTACAGGTGGAAATTCAACAAGAATACTATTTTGGACACCACCTACAACAAACTAGTTTCTAGTGGCATCAACCAGGATTTTGTAACCTATTCGAGTCCAGATTTTTTTATTCAATCTAGTCTCCCCACTATTACTGCACCAGACAGCACCGGCTGTTGGGATATTTTCATAACGAATGTTACAAATGTAAATGCCCCTAACACTTGGATAGCCAAACAACCCGGAAGCGGAATTACTATTACCGCAATCACAGACATGTCTAATGGCACAACTGTTCCACTTTCTGGAAACGGATTTTATCAACTTGGTGTGCTAAATGGCGCAACTACCAAAAACTACAAAATTTGCGCAACTTACACTTCATGCAATCCGGACAGTATAACTATAGAGGCGGGGTGGAATTGCGGCAGTTATCCAACAAGTTTAAACACATTGGCTTGTCCAAGCAAAAAAATAAAATTAAAATTGATACCGGAAACACCGCTGTTTCAACTATCGGTTACGCAACCTCCATCTAACATTAGCTTGTGCGACACAGCTGAATACTCAGTGCATACTACGAATGTAGATATTGGAACTGCCTACAATATTTTTTTATCGACTGCACTTCCTCCTGGTGTTTCGATTATTAATAACTCTTCTACAATTAAATTTACAGGCTCATCTTCTACATTTTACTCAATAGCTGATCCTACCGCCATTTCGGGGAACAACTATCAATGGAATATATCATCTTCCGATACATCGATAGGAGCAAATGGCTTAAGAGGAATTATTTCGGGATCATTAAATACGTTTGATCTAAAGTTTAAGGTAATTACCAATTGCAGCTATTTTTTAGGGTCGCCTATATCGTTTACCATCAAAGGCAAAAGTGCGTGTGGAAGCAATTTCAATAATGCTCTTACACTTGCAAGCCAATTAGCAACAACATCTGCAGCAAACTATTCCACTGAAATCAATCTATCTAAAGCATTTATTTCTTCTTGCAATGGCGCCACCACGTTTAGTGTGTCTGTTGTAAATATGGGGCCTGGCTCATTTGTTAATCAAGACTCCATTACAATAGCATTACCCAAAGATGTTGTTTATGCAAATGGAAGCTTTACCGGAATTCATAATGCACCAACCTTACCTTCTCCTGTTCACAAACAAATAAACGGACAAGAATATTACACCTGGCAAATGCCTCAAGGGGTAGTAGCAGGAGATAGTTGTACATTTAGTTTTGCATTCACTGCAAATCCCGATAGTTTAAGTTGTGGACTATACAAAATACATGCTTCTACAAAAAGTAGCTCTCAAGCGTTCTGTTCGCTTACAGGAAACAACTGTGGAATAAATGTTTTAACAGGTGCTGATTCGCTTGACATTCACTCTTTCAAAGCCTATCTTTCCCTTGTAAACATGAGTGGATATACTGTGCCAAATCCACCTTCCGGAGAAAAAGCATTTTTACAATTTGACATACAAAATATTGGCGAACAAATTATTGCTGCTAATGGAACGACTATTAAATACTATCAAGACTTGAATAGCAACGGAATTATTGATGGGCAAGACACCGTTGTTGTTACCGATATTATTAATGCTTTAATTCCTAAAAATGGAATTTATTCGCATACAGATACAATATTATTTCCTGCAGGAACTGCATGTAACATAATTATTTCGATTGAAGAAGAAGACAACCCATGCTCATGCCTTTCTGCATCAATGGGACTTAATTTACAATTAAAGCAACTCTCGTTTGACACAATTATTTGCAGTGGACAACCGGTTCAGCTTGGCACTAATGCTATAACAGGATATAGTTACTCTTGGCAAAGCACGCAAGGGTTGAGCAATCCATTAATTGCAAATCCTACTTTAGTATTGCAGAACTCAACAACAACACCCTTTACAACAGATTATTACCTCACTGTAAACAGGATTAATTGTTTGTCGTACGACACATCTTCTGTAACCATATACAACATTCCAGTTGCAGCACTACCAATGGACACAAACTATTGTGGGGCAGCCCAAATAAATATTTCCGCAAACACCCCTACAGGAGGAGCTAACGGAACATGGACTCAATCATTTGGACCAAGTTTGACGAACATTTCTTCAATCAATCTTCCACTAACAACAATTAGTAACCTACAAGAGGGTTCATATGAATTCATTTGGTCTGTAAGCAACTCTGTATGCCATATTATTCGTGATAGTATTACCATAAATTTTTTCAATCCACCAATTGCACAGGCTGGTAGCGACAGTGCCTTATGCGGAATTCATACTATCAAAATGTATGCAAACAATGCCATTGGAAGTGCCTTTGGGAATTGGACTCAATCAAGCAATAATAGTTCCATAGCAACAATTATTAACGGAGATAGTGCAAACACAACTATATCAAACCTTTCAGAAGGCACCCACCATTTTATTTGGACCATGAACAATGGAACGTGCCCTGCAGCAATTGACAGCATTAGAATACTTGTTTACGATTCTGTTACTGCAAATGCTGGTAGTGATATAAATTTGTGTGGAATTTACAACACCTCGCTCGCTGCCAATGCTATAATTGGAAGCGCTAATGGTACCTGGAGCCAGACTATTTCGAACCCTATTGGAGCAACCATATCTAGCGCGAGCACAAGCAACACAAATATCTCCTCACTTACAGAAGGCTCTTTTAATTTTATTTGGACAATGAGCAATGGTGTCTGCCCGCTAGCAATGGACACTGTGGCAGTTTCAGTATTCGATTCGGTAACAGCCAATGCAGGAAATGATATAAATTTATGTGGTTTATACACTACAACTATTCTTGCAAATGTGCTTAACGGAACAGCCATAGGCAGTTGGAGCCAGTTAAGTGGACCGTCAAACGCAACATTTAATCCAGCTAATTCAAACAACACAACTACGTCTGCTCTGCAAGAAGGTGTTTACAATTTTGTTTGGACTACCGTTAACGGAATATGCCCTATTTCAAAAGATACAATGACGGTAAATGTATACGACATGCCTATATCAAATGCAGGATTAGATCAGCAAGTGTGTGAATCAACAACATCACTACTGCTTAATGGTAATAATCCTACAGGAACAGCAAAGGGCGTGTGGAAGCCCTTTCCTACCAATGCCTCAACAATTTTTACTGATAGTAGTTCTTACAACACAACTGTATTAAATCTTCAAAGTGGCAACTACGCATTTACTTGGGAGGTTTCTAATGGAACATGCCCAACGGCAATGGATACTATGCTTATAAAAGTATTTGAAATGCCTGACTTAAACTTTACTTCAACAATTACTGCTATTTGCGAAAACACATGCATAGACTTCAACAACATTTCTTTTGCATCACACGGAGACTCCATCACTCAATTTTACTGGAGCTTTGGAGATGGAAATTTTTCAAACAACAAAACACCTAAAAATTGTTATACAACAGCCGGCATATATGATGTACAACTTATTGCACATACATCTATTGGCTGCATTGACACCATTACAAAAACAAGCTTTATTACAGTAAACCCTAATCCATATGCCGATTTCGACATAACAACAAATGAAATTACCTTGGCTCAAACTACAATTCAATTATCTAATAACAGCGGTGGTTATACTAACCTAGTATGGGATTTTGGCGACTCGCAAAAAGATAGTTCAACAATCGATCCAACACATACTTACAATCCGAGCATTCCAACTATTTATACAATAAGTCTTGTGGTAACAAACACCTTTAATTGCAAAGACTCTGTTTACAAAGTTGTAGATGTTGGTCCGGACTATACAATTTATTTCCCAAATACATTTACACCAAATGGAGATGGACTTAATGATGCATTTGTTGTAAAAGGTGTAGGAATAGACACATACAGAATGCAAATATTAAATAGATGGGGAGAAGTACTATTTACAAGTGATGATATTAATACCTCTTGGGATGGTCTTGTTTCAGGCTCAAGCGAAATTTCAAAAACAGATGTATTTGTTTACAAAGCAAGAGTAAAAGACATTTTTGGAACGGTTCATGTATATGTTGGGCATATAGTTGTGTTGAAATAA
- a CDS encoding gliding motility-associated C-terminal domain-containing protein: MKNYIQYTFILFLNLLVSFSNPAKAQYNQWVWMHGDTIGAAAVHGTQGVASPLNFPGARYNAAEWTDSQGKFWLFGGSLVGYMNDMWMYDPATNMWTWLKGSNTFGQVGVYGTQGVAAPANTPGARAWGSATWTDSNGDLWLYGGQGPSGSYSDLWKYTISTNEWTWVHGSNTTNQAAIHGTKGIPAPANTPGMRYEATCSWIGATNQLWFFGGEGKDATSSNGVMNDLWRYDISTNEWTWISGDNLRNQAGIYGTQGVAAPTNKPGGRGVYANWVDEIGNLWLFSGYNSTGTNKHNDMWMFDISTNEWMWVSGNNTPNQGGVFGSKCVPSVSNIPSGRFENRAEWTDDCHNFWTFGGFSIGGGKYNDLWRYNPKNNTWVWVSGDNIPNQGNIFGLQGVPAPQNKPGGRFGAVGWRNNDGIWLQGGVNQFNNGKNILWKYIPDTISAFFSYAPLKPCKGDTLQFTDLSTPNCNEIKAYLWNFGDPASGSSNTSTEKNTSHQFSGTGVFNVKLLVTSCTGGQDSSFNLISVYEPTLTITGDSTFCTGTTVTLTASGTTAYSWNPGNTLNNNSSAIVIATPTANTTYTVVGTDINGCTDSEQHTLTLVSSLPLSVSNDTAICYGNSITLTVSGSQQYSWSPSTGLNTTSGAQVIATPTQSTTYTITTGNATCGSDTSISITVNPKPTLILSPDTTVCKGQPATLSVIGTDNYNWNPGNSPGNSLVVTPTQNTTYSITATTNTNCSADSTIDITVTSIPQHTITYTTDCDFVLLESTLPNALYYWNTGDATQQITVYESDTFWVQLTLNNCSDTDSVVVAVDLSSTALYFPNTFTPDNNSLNEEFKGYGDGVTEYKLVLFNRWGELIFETNDITKGWNGKTNSASAQSDVYIWIASYQLNCSGNKRYKQMGHVWVGR; this comes from the coding sequence TTGAAAAATTATATTCAATATACATTCATTCTTTTTTTGAATCTACTTGTTTCTTTTTCTAATCCTGCAAAAGCCCAATACAACCAATGGGTTTGGATGCACGGAGATACTATTGGAGCTGCCGCAGTGCATGGCACACAAGGAGTAGCAAGCCCTCTTAACTTTCCTGGCGCTAGATACAATGCTGCAGAATGGACAGACAGCCAAGGTAAATTTTGGCTGTTTGGCGGCTCATTGGTAGGCTACATGAACGACATGTGGATGTACGACCCTGCAACAAACATGTGGACATGGCTAAAGGGATCAAACACCTTTGGACAAGTTGGAGTGTATGGAACACAAGGTGTTGCGGCACCTGCAAACACACCGGGTGCAAGGGCATGGGGATCGGCCACCTGGACAGATTCAAACGGAGACCTTTGGCTATATGGCGGACAAGGCCCTTCTGGGAGTTATAGTGATTTATGGAAATATACTATAAGCACCAACGAATGGACATGGGTGCATGGAAGTAATACAACCAATCAGGCTGCAATACATGGAACAAAAGGAATTCCGGCTCCGGCAAATACACCAGGGATGAGATACGAAGCCACGTGTAGCTGGATTGGAGCAACTAATCAACTGTGGTTTTTTGGAGGCGAAGGAAAAGATGCAACATCTTCAAATGGTGTAATGAATGATTTATGGAGATATGATATTTCAACAAACGAATGGACTTGGATAAGCGGAGACAACCTGCGTAACCAAGCCGGAATATATGGAACACAAGGCGTGGCAGCTCCCACTAACAAACCTGGAGGAAGAGGTGTTTATGCAAATTGGGTGGACGAAATTGGCAATCTGTGGCTTTTTTCTGGCTACAACTCCACTGGCACAAACAAACATAACGATATGTGGATGTTCGATATATCAACAAACGAATGGATGTGGGTTAGCGGAAACAACACACCTAACCAAGGAGGAGTGTTTGGCAGTAAATGCGTACCCTCTGTTTCAAACATACCAAGTGGCAGGTTTGAAAACAGAGCAGAATGGACAGACGATTGCCACAACTTTTGGACATTTGGAGGGTTTAGCATTGGCGGAGGAAAATACAATGATTTATGGCGCTACAACCCAAAAAACAATACATGGGTTTGGGTAAGTGGAGATAATATTCCAAATCAAGGAAACATATTTGGCTTGCAGGGAGTGCCTGCTCCACAAAACAAACCCGGTGGACGATTTGGAGCTGTAGGCTGGCGAAACAACGATGGCATTTGGCTTCAAGGTGGCGTGAATCAATTTAACAATGGGAAAAATATTTTATGGAAATATATTCCCGATACCATTTCCGCATTTTTTTCTTACGCACCACTTAAACCTTGTAAAGGAGACACATTACAGTTTACTGATTTAAGCACTCCTAATTGCAACGAAATAAAAGCATACCTGTGGAACTTTGGAGACCCTGCAAGTGGATCTTCAAATACATCAACAGAAAAAAACACATCTCACCAATTTTCCGGCACAGGTGTATTCAATGTAAAATTATTAGTTACAAGCTGCACCGGAGGACAAGACTCTTCTTTCAATCTAATTTCAGTTTACGAGCCAACACTTACAATTACCGGAGACAGTACATTTTGCACCGGAACTACTGTAACACTCACTGCAAGTGGAACAACGGCATACTCTTGGAATCCGGGAAATACACTTAACAACAACTCCTCCGCAATAGTCATTGCAACACCCACCGCCAATACAACCTACACCGTTGTAGGTACTGACATAAATGGATGTACCGATTCCGAACAACATACATTAACACTTGTATCATCATTGCCATTGTCTGTTAGCAATGACACTGCAATATGCTACGGCAATAGTATTACCCTTACCGTTAGCGGATCACAACAATATTCATGGTCTCCCTCAACAGGACTCAATACAACCAGCGGTGCGCAAGTAATTGCAACTCCTACACAAAGCACTACTTACACCATAACAACAGGTAATGCAACCTGTGGCTCAGACACCTCTATTAGTATTACGGTCAACCCCAAACCAACACTTATACTTTCTCCGGATACAACTGTTTGTAAAGGTCAACCAGCAACACTTAGTGTAATTGGAACAGACAACTACAACTGGAATCCAGGCAACAGCCCAGGTAATTCGCTAGTTGTAACACCTACACAAAACACCACATATTCAATAACCGCTACCACTAATACCAACTGTAGTGCCGATTCAACGATAGACATTACAGTAACCTCCATTCCGCAACATACCATCACCTATACTACAGATTGTGATTTCGTACTATTAGAATCCACCTTACCAAATGCTCTTTACTATTGGAATACAGGAGATGCCACACAACAAATAACAGTTTATGAAAGTGATACATTCTGGGTACAACTTACACTTAACAATTGCTCCGATACAGATTCGGTAGTTGTAGCTGTAGATTTAAGTAGCACTGCATTATACTTTCCAAACACATTTACTCCAGATAACAATTCGCTAAACGAAGAATTTAAAGGGTATGGAGACGGAGTGACAGAATACAAACTTGTACTATTTAACCGTTGGGGCGAATTAATTTTCGAAACAAATGATATCACAAAAGGCTGGAATGGGAAAACAAATTCTGCTAGTGCACAAAGCGATGTATATATTTGGATTGCTTCGTATCAACTAAACTGCTCCGGAAATAAGCGGTACAAGCAAATGGGGCACGTTTGGGTAGGACGTTAA